The Paenibacillus pabuli DNA segment CAGCATCCGGTTCCAATTTGCCTGAGATCAGCTGCAGCAGAGTTGATTTACCACTGCCATTTGGACCAACGATACCTACCCGGTCACCAGGTACGGCAATATAGTTCAGGTCCTCGATTAATTTGCGATCACCTACGGATTTGGACAAGTGCTCAATCTCCAGAATCTTTTTACCCAAACGAGTAGAGCCTACCGAAACCTCCAATGAGCCAGAGCGATTAGGCCCCTGCTGATCCTTAAGCTGTTCGAAACGGTCAATCCTCGCTTTTTGCTTCGTGGTCCGTGCCTTGGCTCCGCGACGAATCCAGGCAAGCTCTGTACGGAGCAGATTTTGCCGTTTTTGCTCGGAGGCTGATTCGCGCTCTTCCCGCTCTGCCTTGAGTTCAAGGAAGCGGGTGTAGTTTGCTTCATAACGGAACAAACGTCCATGGTCCAGCTCCAGCATGACATTCGCCACACGATCCAGGAAGTAGCGATCATGCGTAATCATGAGGAGCGCACCGCGACGTTTTTGCAAATATTGCTCCAGCCAAACGACGGAATCATTATCGATATGGTTCGTAGGCTCATCCAGAATGAGAAGCTCGCAGGGATGAATTAGTGCAGACGCTAAAGCCACCCTCTTGCGTTGTCCCCCGGACAATGTTCCCATTAGCGCGTCAAATTGACGGATACCCAGTTTGGACAGAATGCTCTTGGCTTCACTTTCCATCTGCCAGATCTGAAGCTGCTCCATCTGCTGGTTTAGACGCAATAACCGCTCTTGCAAGGCAGGATCGGATGGATTCAGTTCCAACAATTCCATCGTCTCCGTATATTCACGCACTGTTTTCATCTCTGGGCCGTCGCCCTCGAATACTTGCTGCAGCACGGTATTATCAGGATTAAACTCCGGATTCTGTGCCAAAAACTGAATACGGACATCATTACCGATGGCAATCTGCCCTTCATCAGCCGGTTCCATACCTGCAATAACACGCAGAAACGTGGACTTTCCCGTTCCGTTTACGCCAACGACGCCGATCTTGTCCTGATCCCCCATGCCAAACGAGGCGTCCTTGAACAATATTTTTTCGCCATAGCTTTTTGAAATTTGCTCTACCGTCATTATGTTCATTGCTCGTTACCCACTTCTCTGTAAATTGAGATTCAACAGTCTCTTGATTCCTTGTACCTGATAATGCTTATACTTGTAAAAAAGAACGACACCCATCCAGAAACAGGGCCGCTGCAAAAGCAATTCGTTTATTCAGATCTTCCTCATTGAACTCCGGATTCAGCATGATATCCATCTTCAATCGATCCAAAATCCCGATATAGGCTTCCGCCAAAAGCACAGGCTCAGGTACACTTGCACTTTTCAGCACCTCACATACCATGCTCATGTACTCATTCATAAAGGCCTTCATGAATTTCATCAGATCCGGATCGTTGTTGGGTGCCATAAAAAACAGCTTCGTATGATTGCGCCGCTCGTAATAATAAGTCAGGTGCGTCTTGGCAATAGCGCCAAGCTTGTCACCTGTGTTCTCCTGCGATTTCAGAGCATAATCAAGCCTGCTGATAAAACTGTTACAGTCCCGCTTGGAAACGGCGACGAATAGTTGTTCCTTGCTTTTGAAATATAAATAAATGGTGCCTTTTGCAATGCCAGCTTCCTCAGCAATATCGGACATTTTCGTCTCATAAAATCCTTTTGATCCAAAAATACCATAAGCTGCATCCAAAATAGCCTCCGACTTGTCTCCCTGAACAGTGCTCACTTGCACTCCCTCCCTACAGCGCCAAAATGTTACCCAAACCGATAGCCAGACATCCTCCGATCACCGAACTCAGCACATTGACCAGATCGTTGCTCATCCATGTCCTGCCCCGCGCACGAACCGTCTTGTGTCCACAGTGTTCACTAACCTCAACTTCACGGCCGCATTCGGTGCAGCGATACATCAGCTGAACTGTTGCTCCAAGGTAGGAGTCGGCAAATGCTCCAGCCAGTCCACCTACAAGACCAACACACGTCCAGCTCAGAAGTCCCAATGTCTCAAAGTCTGCGATCCAAGAAAAGAAAAATGCCCCTGCCCCAATTAATGCTCCGCCTACTGCCGCCGCTGTTGTCCCAAGTAACGACACGCCACCCGAGGCGCCTGGGGTCAGTACCTTCCAAGTCACCACGGAACGTGGCGGCTTGCGGCTTAGGCTACCGAGTTCGGTTGCCCACGTATCAGATGTTACGGTTGCCATTACACCAATGAAAGCATAGATCCAGGCCGGGTGTGGAACGATCCAGTATCCCAAACATAGAATCATGCCCATCCCGCCATTGGCAAACACTTGCCCAGCATCCCGATTGCCTGTCTTGGCATACGATTTCTCAAGCTCCTGCTTGCGTTCCTTGCGATATTTGGACAACAGCGTTGAAGTGATGAAAAACAACAACAGTGTGCCAAACCAAAACAGATTGCCTGCCCCGTAATAGATCGTACCCATCAACACAGCTGCCAGGCAACCAGACAGGGTTAGTGACTTCTTCGCGTAGGCTGCACCCGCCACAATCAAAGCGCATACGGCGCCGATAATCCAGTCCATAATCTCTCCTGCATGTGGCAGCATCTATGGTCCACATGACGTTTATTATATTTTTGAAATTCAAT contains these protein-coding regions:
- a CDS encoding DUF92 domain-containing protein; the encoded protein is MDWIIGAVCALIVAGAAYAKKSLTLSGCLAAVLMGTIYYGAGNLFWFGTLLLFFITSTLLSKYRKERKQELEKSYAKTGNRDAGQVFANGGMGMILCLGYWIVPHPAWIYAFIGVMATVTSDTWATELGSLSRKPPRSVVTWKVLTPGASGGVSLLGTTAAAVGGALIGAGAFFFSWIADFETLGLLSWTCVGLVGGLAGAFADSYLGATVQLMYRCTECGREVEVSEHCGHKTVRARGRTWMSNDLVNVLSSVIGGCLAIGLGNILAL
- a CDS encoding TetR/AcrR family transcriptional regulator, which translates into the protein MSTVQGDKSEAILDAAYGIFGSKGFYETKMSDIAEEAGIAKGTIYLYFKSKEQLFVAVSKRDCNSFISRLDYALKSQENTGDKLGAIAKTHLTYYYERRNHTKLFFMAPNNDPDLMKFMKAFMNEYMSMVCEVLKSASVPEPVLLAEAYIGILDRLKMDIMLNPEFNEEDLNKRIAFAAALFLDGCRSFLQV
- a CDS encoding ABC-F family ATP-binding cassette domain-containing protein, which encodes MNIMTVEQISKSYGEKILFKDASFGMGDQDKIGVVGVNGTGKSTFLRVIAGMEPADEGQIAIGNDVRIQFLAQNPEFNPDNTVLQQVFEGDGPEMKTVREYTETMELLELNPSDPALQERLLRLNQQMEQLQIWQMESEAKSILSKLGIRQFDALMGTLSGGQRKRVALASALIHPCELLILDEPTNHIDNDSVVWLEQYLQKRRGALLMITHDRYFLDRVANVMLELDHGRLFRYEANYTRFLELKAEREERESASEQKRQNLLRTELAWIRRGAKARTTKQKARIDRFEQLKDQQGPNRSGSLEVSVGSTRLGKKILEIEHLSKSVGDRKLIEDLNYIAVPGDRVGIVGPNGSGKSTLLQLISGKLEPDAGEVVLGPTVNLGYFTQEHQEMNESLRVIEYIKEVAENVRTADGSLITAAQMLERFLFTPASQWTPISRLSGGEKRRLYLLRVLMAAPNVLLLDEPTNDLDIQTLAVLEDYLDDFPGVVFVVSHDRYFLDRTVDKVLAFEGNGAIRVHVGDYSEYAEWMLKNAPGAAQVGDTGPAPKKVGTDEVKPAASTAKPKLKFSFKEQREYDQIDENIEKAEANLARINTAMEEAFSDSARLQELMAEQAEAERHLEELMERWTFLNELAEQIEKSKS